TAGTCATCGTTAATAGAAATTTCGCTATTAACAGATTGAATAAGCCTAAAATCTTCCACCGGTTCGTTTTTTTCGTTTAAACCCCTAATGATGGTGGTGTAAAGGCCCGACTGGGTATTTAAAGACGGCATAGCGCTTGAGATAGGGCGGGCCACGATAACGCCGGCATCTAGGCCTTGTTTTTCATTTAAAATATCTAGCTGCCAATCGATAAAACAGCGTAAAAAGT
The Spirochaetaceae bacterium genome window above contains:
- a CDS encoding tagaturonate reductase (catalyzes the formation of D-tagaturonate from D-altronate); translated protein: MQRTKNYTNRVLQFGEGNFLRCFIDWQLDILNEKQGLDAGVIVARPISSAMPSLNTQSGLYTTIIRGLNEKNEPVEDFRLIQSVNSEISINDDYDNFLKIAASPTLRFIFSNTTEAGIVYEEGINYTDKPPKSYPAKLARFL